A region of Dictyostelium discoideum AX4 chromosome 1 chromosome, whole genome shotgun sequence DNA encodes the following proteins:
- the argE gene encoding acetylornithine deacetylase yields the protein MTKPVASYELDEKRFLTLLGKLIGETENLQNRPPALIPIEDNAGRHVIEALTPYLKANGGVLELEQVHCDPVNYPKRGNIIIEYPGTSKGTSSPKTISFVGSHLDVVPADKTAWDRNPFQLIIEGDKLYGRGTTDCLGHVALLTDLFIQLATEKPALKHSIFAVFIVSEENDEIPGIGVDALDHSGKMNPCKNGPVYWVDSADSQPTIGTGGAQTWNLTAHGKNMHSAMPYRTVNSVELVNEALAEIQRRFYIDFKPHPKEAEYKFDCSSTMKPTLWKPIAGSYNTIPGESTICGDIRLTPFYDMKEMRAKVEGYIKDINANITELRNRGPYSKYDVPASEGVEPVKGSVSIEWLGEASAGVACKLDSDGYKALGKATSEILGSLTPVATCGTLPLVRDLQDSGFDIQITGFGKEETYHADNEYALLSDFKNAIKILSRTIDLLEKN from the exons atgactAAACCAGTTGCTTCATATGAATTAGATGAAAAAAGATTCCTTACATTATTAGgtaaattaattggtgaaaCTGAAAATCTCCAAAATAGACCACCAGCTTTAATTCCAATTGAAGATAATGCAGGTCGTCATGTCATTGAa gcttTAACTCCATACTTAAAAGCAAATGGTGGTGTTTTAGAATTAGAACAAGTTCACTGTGATCCAGTAAACTATCCAAAAAGAGGtaacattattattgaatACCCAGGTACCTCCAAAGGAACTAGTTCACcaaaaacaatttcatttGTTGGTTCACATTTAGATGTAGTTCCAGCTGATAAAACTGCTTGGGATAGAA atCCAttccaattaattattgaaggTGATAAATTATATGGTAGAGGTACAACTGATTGTTTAGGACATGTTGCATTATTAacagatttatttattcaactTGCAACTGAAAAACCAGCACTTAAACATTCAATTTTTGCAGTATTTATTGTAAGTGAAGAGAATGATGAAATTCCAGGTATTGGTGTCGATGCATTAGATCATAGTGGAAAGATGAATCCATGTAAGAATGGACCAGTTTATTGGGTAGATTCAGCAGATTCACAACCAACCATTGGTACTGGTGGTGCACAAACTTGGAATTTAACAGCTCATGGTAAGAATATGCATAGTGCTATGCCATATAGAACTGTAAACTCTGTAGAGTTGGTCAACGAAGCATTGGCTGAGATTCAACGTCGTTTCTACATTGACTTCAAACCACATCCAAAAGAAGCCGAATATAAATTCGATTGTTCATCAACAATGAAACCAACCTTATGGAAACCAATCGCCGGTAGTTACAATACCATTCCAGGTGAGTCAACCATTTGTGGTGATATTCGTTTAACTCCATTCTATGATATGAAAGAAATGCGTGCAAAAGTTGAAGGTTATATCAAAGATATCAATGCCAATATCACTGAACTTCGTAATAGAGGTCCATACAGTAAATATGATGTACCAGCCTCTGAAGGTGTTGAACCAGTCAAAGGTTCAGTCTCTATTGAATGGTTAGGTGAAGCATCAGCTGGTGTCGCTTGTAAACTCGACTCTGATGGTTACAAAGCACTTGGTAAAGCTACTTCTGAAATTTTAGGTTCATTAACTCCAGTTGCAACTTGTGGTACTCTTCCTTTGGTTCGTGATCTCCAAGATAGTGGTTTCGATATTCAAATTACTGGTTTTGGTAAAGAAGAAACTTATCATGCTGATAATGAATATGCTTTATTatctgattttaaaaatgctattaaaattttatctcgtacaattgatttattagaaaaaaattaa